Below is a window of Saccharomonospora viridis DSM 43017 DNA.
ATCCCGGAATGGGACTCAGTTGGTCGTACAGCGGATTACTCGGACAACTCGACGGTGACATCCCGGTCTACGGCATCCAGGCGAGGGGAATCGCTGAAAGGGCGATACTGCCGCGCAGTATTCCGGAAATGGCCGCGGACTACATCGCGGAAATACGGCGGATATGCCCGAGTGGACCGTATCGATTGTTGGGGTGGTCGTTCGGCGGGAACGTGGCCTACGAAATGGCGTGTCAGCTCCAGCACGCGGGCGCGGAGGTGGGGCTGCTGATGCTGTTGGACGCTTATCCGGTCGCCGAATCGGTCCGTGGCACCGAGCTGGACGAACATCGGGCACTCGGAGAGTACCTCCGGGGGATCGGCCTCGATCTCACCCACGAAGAGCTCGAGCGGGGCGACTGGGTGGACAATCTGCGGTCGCTCACCGCGGAGCTCGGTGGTCCGGTCGCGAATCTTTCCCCCGACGACATCATGGCGATGAAGGACATTTATCTCAACAATGCGAGGTTGACTCGACGGTTCGCGCCTGGCAAGTTTGCAGGGAACATGACCTTCATCGAATCGGGGGTTTCGGGGCCGGGTGGCCGTGCCGAGTTGTGGCGGCCTTACGTGGCCGGACGAATCGACGTCCATGTCGTTCCTTATGAACACGAGCAGTTGTTGGGGCAGAAATCGATCGCAGAGGTGGGCGTGATTCTGAGGAATGCGCTGGCGGTCGAAGGGAAAGGGAAGGAGAGTTGAAGTCGAACCCGTTCGAGGATGAAAACGGTGTCTACCACGTGCTGGTGAACGACGAGGGACAGTACTCGCTGTGGCCGTCTTTCATCGAGGTGCCCGCCGGATGGCGCGAGGTGCTGAGCGGGAAGAGCCGGCAGGAGTGCCTCGACTACATCGAGGAGAACTGGACCGACATGCGTCCTAAAAGCTTGATCAAAGCCATGGAGGACGCGTCGTGACCGGAAGGATGCTGGACAATCCAGCACCCACGTGGTCGTCGTACATCCCGGGGAAGACGTTGCACGAGTATCAGCTGCACATGAAGCAGCAACACCCGGCGATGTTCGAGCTGCTCGACGCCCGCAGGATGGCCGAACTCGAGAACCAGACCTGGCTGGCCGAGGACAACGAGTTCGGTGATGAGGACGGCCGGGGTCGTGGCATTTCCTACCGACTCGCGCAGCGTCGATCGACGGCGCGGCTCACCGGGATCACCACGCTGTTCGATCTGCTCGGAGGGCCACATTGGACTCGCCCGGTCTGCGATGTGCTCGGTGGGGACGGGTTGTTGAGCAAGGTGTGGCGCCGCTTGACCGGGGCCCCGGACGACGCCGAGGTGCCGTTGTTGGCCGGGGACATCAGTGGGTCGATGGTGGCCGCCGCGTTGGCCGACGGACTGCCCGCCGTACGACAGCGAGCCGACCAACTGTTGTTGCGGGACGACGTGCTCGACGCCGTGCTCATCGCCTACGGAAGTCACCACATCGCGCCCTCGCAACGTCCCCGGGCGTTGTCGGAGGCGTATCGCGTACTCGTCCCGGGCGGTCGTGTCGCGTTGCACGACTTCGCCTCGGATTCGCCGGTCGCGCGGTGGTTCGGCGAGGTCGTCCACCACCAGGCGTTGGCCGGGCACGACTACGACCACTTCACCGACGACCAGATGGCGGGTTACCTGTCGGACGCCGGGTTCGCGGATGTGCGAGTCGAGACGATGTACGACCCGATCACCATCCACGGTGACACTCCTGAGCGGGCACTGGCGGGGTTGGCCGACTACATGATCGACATGTATGGGCTGGAACTGCTGCGTGAAGGCGCGCCGGACGTCGAAACCGCCCGGGCCGACGTGTTGCGCCTGCTGCGGGAGATCTTCCGGTACGACCCCGAGACGTTCCCGGATTCGGCGGTTGACCCCGTCACCGAGCTGACCGTCGTCGCGGACGGTTTCGGCTATCGCGCGGAACTGCCCAGGCTCGCGCTCGTGGCCAGTGGTACCAAGCGGTGAATCGTAGGGAAGGTGGGGAGGAAACAGCGGATGACCGAATGGGGTGCCACGCAACCGGATCCAGTCTACGGGGAGTCCCTCAGACTGGACGAACTGCTGTCGCTCCTCTGCGTGAACGACGAAGTGGACCGGATGTTCTTCGTCTCGACGCACCAGGCATGCGAGATCTGGTTCGCGGTCGTCCTGCGGCACCTGGAAGACGTGATCGACGCCCTGACGCTGAACGACGGGGTCAAAGCGGCCGAGCTGCTGGAGCGCCTGCCCAGGATCATGCTGGTGATCTTCGAGCACTTCGAGGTCCTCCGGACGCTGAAGTTCGAGTCGTTCGACCGCATCCGCACCAGTGTCGGTTCAGCCAGCGGATTCCAATCGGTCCAGTACCGGGAGATCGAGTACCTCTGCGGTGCACGGGACACCCGGTTTCTGAACACCGTCGGTTTCCGTGATCGCGATCGGCGAAAACTGAAAGAGCGATTGGAGGGCAAATCCTTGTCCCAAGTCTTCTTGGAGTACCAGCATCGTGGTTCGGAGCGTGTGGTGAACCGGATTCGTGACGCGCTGCACGACTTCGACGATTCGATGCGGGAACTGCGAACACGGCATGCGAGGATCGCCGAGCATTTCCTGAGTTCGAGACCGGGCACCGCGGGCACGACGGGCGCGGATTACCTACGAAGATCCACGTCCCGAACGTTGTTCCCTGAAATCTTCGAACGGGAAAGTCCCGGAACAGTCGGACGATGAGACCTCGAGGAGATCTCGAGAACCACCGCTTGATCGAATCGACGATCGGCCGAGGGTGTCGAGACGCAAGGGAAGAGGGTTGGGCGTGATGTCGATGGGCCGCGCCGTCGTGTCCGGTGCGGGGGTGAGGTCACGAGCCACCGAGGCTTTCGCCGGTGTCGCCCTGTGGGCACACGACACGCGGCGGTGCGGGCGGTGGTCGGTGACTGCGAGCATGGTCGACCGAGCGGGGTGATCCGTCCCATGGCCACGGCGGTTTTCCGGTCGTACGACCAGCGTGAGCTGGACCTCCAGTATTCGCCGAGTTCGTGTGTCGACGACGTCGAGGGCTACTTCCACGAGTACACCCGGCGCAGCGCCGAGGCGCGGCGGGAGATCGAGGGGTTCGTCGAGGTCCGTTACGGCGACGAACCCGACCAGGTCCTCGACTTCTTCCCGGCGAAGACACACGGGTCCCCGTTGCTGGTCTTCCTCCACGGTGGTTACTGGCAGGAGTTCAGTCGTCGCGAAGCCGCCTTCATGGCCATGGATTTGACCGCCCAAGGCGTTTCGGTGGCCGCACTGGGCTACGGCCTGGCCCCGCGGTACACCCTGCCGGAGATCGTGACGATGGTGTCCGAGGGGGTGCGGTGGATCTGCCGCAACACTGACGGGCTTCCCGGTTCGCCTCGGCGTGTTGTCCTGAGTGGATGTTCCGCGGGTGCGCACCTGGTCGCCATGGCCTTGCTCGACGAGATCGGCTGGCGGCGGGAAGGAGTGCGACCGACGGAGGCGATCGCCGGGGCGGTGTTGCTCAGCGGCGTCTACGACCTCGACCCGGTTCGCCGGACCTACGTGAACTCCCCGCTCGGACTCGACGTCGACACCGCACTCGCCTGCAGTCCCCGGCATCTTCCCTTGACCGGTCTGCCACCGTTGGTCATCGCGCGCGGGGAGAACGAGACCACGGAGTTCGCCAGGCAGCACACGGAGTTCGTCGCCGCGGTGCGACAGGCCGGCGGTTGCGTGAGCGATCTCGTCGTCCCGGGCCGAAACCACTTCGACCTGCCCTTCGACCTCGGGGATCCGGGGACATCGTTGGGAGCGGCGGTACGACGGTTGTTTGTCCCCTCGGTAGGCGGGGACGCCCGGTGAAAAGCTGTATGGACAAGATGAGTCAGGTGCCGGGTAGGGTCGATCCGGGAGCCGAGGGGAGAAAGCCATGAAAGGCGGTTGGCTACGAAGCCGTCGACAGAACCCTGCCGCGATGGTGGAACTGGTGTGCTTTCCGCATGCCGGCGGTTCTGCGAGCTACTTCCACCACTTCAACGAACACCTGTCGTCGACCATCGCGGTCACGGCGGTCCAGTATCCGGGCCGACAGGATCGGCTCAACGAGGCCGGACTGGTCAGCATCGTCGACGCCGCCGAGACGATCGCGGATGAACTCGACGCCGTCCGCCGTCCCCTCGCACTGTTCGGCCACAGCATGGGTGCGTTGATCGCGTTCGAGACGGCGCATCTGCTGCGGGACAGGGGACGGCCACCGCTCGCGCTCATCGTGTCGGGAAGCAGGCCCCCACACCTGGTCGAGGACCGCAAGATCCACCAGCTCAGCGACGAAGACCTGATCAACGAGATCAGGAGTCTGGCCGGGACCAGCGATGTGCTGCTGTCCGATGACGAGTTCGTCCAATTGCTGCTTCCGACCATCCGCGCCGACTACAAGGTCACGGAGACGTATGTTCACCAGCCGCGTCCGGCGCTCGACATACCCGTCCAGGTCCACGTCGGTGGCCGGGACGACAACGTGTCGCCGACTGAAGCGGACGAGTGGCGTCGGTACACGGTCGGGGACTTCCGCGTGAACGTCCATGAGGGTGGGCACTTCTACCTCAACGACTGCCTGGACGTCCTCGGGAAGTCGGTCTCGGCGCTCCTCGAGCCCTCAGCATCCTCGCCCTGAGGGGCAAGGGGCGGTCGACGTGATCTCACACCCAGCGCGCACCGGCTGGTAATCGCAGTCGCTGGGAGCGGGCGTTCGCGAGAAGTTCCATGAGGGCCAAAGCGGTGCGGGACAGGGGTCTGGTGGGGTCGTGGACGAGGCAGATGTCGCGTTCCACGACCGGTTCGACCAGGGGGCGGGAGTCGATCTCGGCGAACGTCATCATGGGGAGCACGAGTCCGGGCACGGCGGAGACACCGAGGCCCGACGCGGTGAGCCCGGCGACGGCGCCGACGTTGCGTGCCTGGGTCACCGAGCCGAGCCGCACGCCGTGCCGGGACAGTATCCGGTCGACGTAGGCGCGGATGCTGCTGGTCGGGTCGAAGGCGACGAACTCCTCGCCGTCGAGGTCGTTCCAGGTGATCTCGCTGTGTTCGGCGAACCTGTGCCCCGGTGGGAACACGCAGACGAACCGGTCGACGGCGATGGGCCGGGCGTGCAGCGTGGGAGGCACGGTCGCGGCGACCGTGACCGCCATGTCGGCGCTACCCCGCGCCACGTGGTCGAGCACGTCCTGGGACAGTCCATCGAGGACGGTCACGGCCACGTCGGGCCGTGCCGTCCGGAACTTCGCGAGCACGTGCGGCAGCATCGTCGCGGCGAGCGAGGGCAGTGCTGCGATCGACACCGATCCCCGTGTCCCGGACAGATAACCCTCGAAGTGGTTCATGGCGGTGTCGAACTCGGCCAACAGTCGGCGGGCGATGGTCAGGAACTGTTCACCGTCGACGGTGGGGTGCACCCGGCGAGTCGTGCGCTCGAAAAGCCGCACCCCGAGTCGTTGCTCGACCTCGAGCACCGTGCGGCTGACCGAGGACTGGGCGACGTGGAGCTTTCGGGCCGCGCCGGTGTAGCCGCCCGCATCGGCGACGGCGGCCACGGCACGCAGGTGTCGTATGCCGATGTCTATGCCCATGGCGCATCAATGTATGCGAAATTGATGGTGGACTTGAATAGTGCCCGGCCTCACACTCGTGATCCAGGCAGCGCCGCCGGAGTGCCCCGGTGTGGCTGCGCTCCGAGTCGTTGAGTGAGAGGTCTGGGTCGATGTTGTCCCTGATGGGTTTTCTGACCATCGGCGTGATCCTCGCTGTGCTGCTGACCAACCGGGTGGCCGCGGTGGTCGCGCTGGCGGGCGTCCCGATCCTGGGTGGGTTGATCGCGGGCTTCTCCCCTGCGGAGATCGGCGGGTTCGTCTCCGAAGGGCTCGGTGGCGTCGTCGGCGTCACCACCATGTTCGTCTTCGCGATCATCTACTTCGGGCTGATGCGCGATGCCGGTATGTTCGATCCGATCATCGACCGCATCGTGTCATTCGCCGGGAACGCACCGGTGACGGTGTGTGTGGCGACCACACTGTTGGCGTGTGCGGCGCACCTGGACGGGGCCGGGGCCACGACCTTCCTGATCACCATCCCGGCGATGTTGCCGCTGTTCGACCGGCTCGGGATGAGCAGGCTCGTCCTCACCACGTGCGTCGGGCTCGGTGCCGGTGTGATGAACGTCCTGCCGTGGGGCGGCCCGACCGCGCGGGCGGCGGCGGTGACCGACGTCGCCGTCAACGACCTGTGGGTCCCGCTCATCCCGGCGCAGGTCGCCGGGGTGGTCGCGGCTGTGGCCATCGCGTGGTGGCTCGGACGTCGAGAGCGGCGCAGGCTCGCCGGGATCACCACCGAGCACGCACAGCAGGCGCAGGGTGTCACCACAGTCGGGGGCTCCCGCGTCATAAGCGGTGTCTCGGACTCCGTATCCAGCGGCGCCGGTGGGGACGGATCGGCCGGTGAGGAAGGTGAGGAAGCAGGGGAGGACCTGCGCCGCCCGCGGCTGTTCTGGTTCAACGTCGCCTTGACGATCGCGGTCATCGCCTGTCTCGTGGCCGCGGTGGCACCTCCTGAGCTGTTGTTCCTGGTCGCGGTACTGATCGCGTTGCTGGTGAACTATCCGGGCCTGAAGCAGCAGACCGCCCGGATCGAGGCCCACTCCAAGGGCGCCATGCTCATGGCCACCACCCTGCTCGCCGCCGGTGTGTTCCTCGGCATCCTCGAAGGGAGCGGGATGATCGACGCGATGGCGTCGACGGCCGCGGGACTGATCCCGGACGGAGCCGCGCCCGCACTGCCGCTGATCGTCGGTGTCCTCGGGGTACCGCTGAGCCTCGTGTTCGGACCGGATGCGTATTACTTCGGGGTCATGCCGGTCCTGATCGGCGTGGGCGAGCAGTTCGCGGTGTCCGGCGTCGCCATCGCTTCGGCCTCGCTGATCGGGGAGGAGACCGTCGGATTCCCGATCAGCCCGCTGACCGGTGCGTTCTACCTGCTCGTCGGACTGGGAGGGGTCGAGATCGGACGACACATCCGACATCTCATCGGCTGGGCCTGGCTCGTCAGCATCGTGATGCTGCTCGTCGCCATCGCAACCGGGGCGGTGCCGCTGTGGGTGGCATGAGGGGGACAACGGTGCGCCTGGGTGCCGGAGCCGGGTTCGCCGGCGACCGGATCGACCCGGCCGTGGATCTGGCCCGCCGGGGTGGACTGGACTTCCTGATCTTCGAGTGCCTCGGTGAGCGGACCGTCGCCGCCGCCCACGCCCGCAGGCTGAGCGATCCGAGTACGGGCTACGACCCGTTGCTGGCAGCGCGACTACGCGCGGTCCTGCCCCACACCCATCGCGGCGGCACGCGGGTGGTCACCAACTCCGGGGCCGCGAACCCGGAAGCGGCAGGCGAGCTCGCCGCTCGCGTCGCCGCCGAACTCGGTGTGCCCTCCCGGATCGCGGTCGTCGGCGGTGACGACGTGCTGGACATCGTGCGCCGCGTCGACCCCGTGGTGTGGGAGACCGACGCGCCGCTGTCGGCCTGCCCGGAGGAACTGATCTCGGCCAACGCCTACCTGGGCGCGGCCCCCGTCGTGGAGGCCCTCGAGCAGGGCGCCGACGTGATCGTGACCGGACGGTTGGCCGACCCGGCCCTGTTTTTGGGGCCACTGGTGCACACGTATGGCTGGGACGCCGACGACTGGGAACTGCTCGGCGCGGGCACCGCGGTGGGGCATCTGCTGGAGTGCGCGGGCCAACTCACCGGCGGGTACTTCGCCGATCCCGGCACGAAACCGGTTCCGGACCTCGCCCGGCTCGGGTTCCCGTTCGCCGACGTCGCCGCGGACGGCACCGCCGAACTCCGCAAACTGGCGGACACCGGTGGCCGATTGGACACCCGGACCTGCGCCGAGCAACTGCTGTACGAAGTGGATGATCCCACCGCATACCTGACCCCCGACGTGGTCGCGGACTTCTCCGAGGTGACCTTCACCGGCACCGGCGAGAACCGGGTACGGGTGTCGGGCGCCTCCGGGCGACCTCGACCGGACCAACTCAAGGTGTCCCTCGGGTTCCGGGGAGGCTGGCTGGGGGAAGGACAGATCAGCTACGCGGGTCCCCGCGCTCTGGACCGGGCCCGCCTGGCCGCCGACGTCGTGCGCGAACGGCTCGTCCGGGTCCACGGAGTCGACGAGAGCGCGATCCGGGTCGAGTACATCGGCGCGGGCGCGGCGTTCCGCGGACTCGTGGTCGATCCTCAGCCGTTCGAGGTGCGTCTGCGGGTGTCCGCCCGCGTCCCCGAGCCCGACCAGGCCGAGGTGATCGGCTGGGAAGTGGAGTCGCTCTACACCAACGGCCCGGCGGCGGGCGGTGGCGTCACCCGGACCACACGCGAGACCGTCGTCGTCCGCTCGTGCCTGTTGCCGCGCCAGCTGGTGACCCCGTTCGTCCACCTGTTGGAGGCGTGATGTCCACCGTGTTGCTCGACGACCTCGCCGACGTCCGGGCGGGGGACAAGGGTGATGCGCTGATGCTGTCGGTGTTCCCGCGTGATCCGGCCGACGCCGACCTGCTGTCGACCCACCTCACAGCGGAGGTCGTGGCGCGGCACTTCGGTGCCGCCGTCACCGGCCCGGTGACCCGCACCGTGCTGCCACGACTGCCCGCTTTCGTGTTCGCGATCCCCGGGGTCCTCGCGGGCGGTGTCACCGGCTCCACCGTCCTCGACGGACACGGCAAGACGCTCAGCTACCACCTGCTCACGTTGGAACTGCCGATCCGACCCACCACCGAAGGAGAGTCGACATGAGCCCGGCTCGCCACGGACGTGCTCACCCCCGCCCCCGAGCACGCCGCGCGCTCGCCTGCGCCGCGAGCATCCTCACGGCACTGGCGGTGTCCGTGGCCCCGGTGGCCACGGCCGCACCGAAGCCCGCCGCCCCCTCCACCGACGTACTCCCGGACGACCCCTTCTTCGCCTACGACCGCCCACCGGAATACGAGGTGGTGCGCCAGGACGTGCGCGTGCCGCTGCGCGACGGCAGCCACGTGGTGTGCCAGCTGTACCGGCCGGGGGACACGACGACACGACCGGCGGCGGGACGGTTCCCCGGCATCGTCTATGAGTACACCGCCTACGCCGACAACGCGGAAGCTTTCGGAGCCGGTGCGGCGTACTTCGTCCGTCGCGGCTACAACGCACTCGTGTGCCAGGCCCGTGGCTCGGGCGGATCACCGGGATCGCTGGACCCGTTCAGCCCCCAGGAACAGCGGGACAACTACGACGTCATCGAATGGCTCGCCGCGCACCCCGCATCGACCGGCCGCATCGGCCAGATGGGTGTCAGCTACGGCGGCCACAGCGCACTGCTGGTCGCGGTGAACCAGCCGCCGCACCTGGAGGCGATCATCCCGATGAACGGCATTCACGACTGGTACGAGGACACGATCTACCACGGTGGTATCTACTCCGCCCGCATCCGCGACTGGCAGCGACAGGTGGCACCCGACACCCTCCGAACCTACGCGGAGCACCCGCTCTACGACGACTTCTGGCGCGACCGCAGTGTCATGTCCCGCTGGGACCGGCTCACCGTCCCCACGCTCGAGATCAACGGCTGGTACGACCGCTACCGGGACGGCATGGTGAAGAACTACCGGGCCCGGCCCGACAACGTGTGGCTGATCTCCGGTCCGTGGGAACACGGCTATCCGGAGGGCCAGTACGCCGACATCGGCAAGGGCGCCTATCTCGCCTGGTGGGACCACTGGTTGATGCAGGACCCCGACGCCCCGCTGCCCGCCACACACGTCATCTCGTACGAAGTGCCGGGCCCCGGTGCGGGCCGAGGCTGGCAACGGTTCGAGCAGTGGCCACCGCGTGACGCCCATGAGCTGACCCTGCGGCTCGGAACGGACGGGGTCCTGAGCCGGACGGCCGGACGCCCCGGGACGGTCACCTTCGACGTCAACACCGAGCCGGAACCGCCGCAAGACCACGAGCGGTTGGTGTTCGGCACCGCACCGCTGCGCCGGGACCTGGTACTCGCCGGGGACGCGAGCGCCCGTATCAAGGCCTCGTTCGAGGCCGAGGACGGGCACCTCGCGGTGGTGCTCTACGACCAGGCGCCCGACGGCACCAGCACCAGGATCACCGAGGGCTGGCTCAAAGCCAGCCACCGTGACACGCACACCGCCCTCTCGCCGGTGGAACCGGGGCAGGTCTACGAACTGGACGTGCACATCCGCCCGACGCACTACCGGCTGTCCGCAGGACATCGCCTGGTCCTGCGGGTCTCCAGCGACGACTACCCGGCGATCGATTCCAGTGCACCGCCGGGTCGGGTGGAGGTGCGGACGGGTGCCGCCGGATCGACGTTGCACCTCACCGTCCGCAACGGACACCGTTAGTCCCCGGTCTCGGTTGTGCCGTTCCTCGACCCCGCCGGGTACGAGTGCCCGGTGACCGACGACGGGGCACACACCCCGTCGTCGGTCCGGAGAACGGTGGCCATCGGGTCGAAGGTTCCCTCACGCGATCCCCTGTGTCCCGGCGTGATCTCAACGAAGACCTGCGGCGGCACCGACGTCACACGCCGGTTTCCGTCCCTTCCGAGGACTATGACCCCGTATTTGCCCGTCGTCCCGCCCGAGGTCTCGTCACTGTTCACGGCGTCGATGAACTCGGCGATGAGGTGCTGTGCCGCGGCGATCGCTTCCTCACCGGTACGGGCAGTGTGCTCGAACGTCGGCACGATCACCACCGCATCCGGTCGCTCAGGGGCGGAGCGCCGGTGCCGGAAGCCTCCTTTTCTTCCGACAACCGTCACAGAGGTTCGGGTCGGGGCGGACGAGCTGGGCGAGGTGGAAGATCCCCTGACCACAGCCGGTGCAGTAGGCGGCCACCGGTGGGTTGTCGTGGACCGGGTGCCGGCATCGGGTCCTGTGCGTGGCGGAGCGGGTTTTGCCTCGCAGATCGGGGCGATACTCCGCTGGACGATCGGTGAGTTCCCGGAACAGGTCCAGAGCCTCCGGAGCCGCGAGGTGGACGTCGCCGTGCAGATCGTATAGCGGCACGATGCGTCGTGCGGGGACCATGGCGGCGACGTCGTCGATGGTCAGTCCGCCCCAGGGCTGGCGCTGGGGATGCCATTCACCACAGGGCCGTCCGCGTCCTTCGGGGCATCGGTCGAAGGCACCGGGGCGGTACTTGGCGGGGAGGAACCTGCTCAGTCCGATCGCCGTGGCCGAGCGGCGCAGCGGCAGCTGCTCCCAGCCGATGTTGCTGCGGACGGCGGGGACGTGGTGCATCCAGTCCGGTTGCCGGTCGGAGTCGAGGAACCACACCGAAAGCCATCCGGCGTTGAACGACCGGGTGGTGCGTGCCTTCACCGCCGGTGTGGCGATGGCGGAATGCCGCAGCTCGATACCGGTGTCGCGGAGGCCGTGGATGGCGACGTCCAGGATCGTTCCCCGGCCGGTGGGAAGCTCCCGGGTGACTTCGAACCCGGCGTACTCGGCCGCGCGGGCCCAGTAGTCCTTCTGCCGTCGGTGTTCGTCGGACTCCCGTGCGATGACATAGGAACAATCGTGCCCGCCGCCCGGGAAGTGGGCGGCCCGATACCTGCCGTTCCTCTCTTTGACCAGCATCTCCCGGTCCTCGGGCTTGGCCGAGGCTTTCTGGCACAGCAGTATCCGTTGTCCGCGTTTGATGCGCCGGTGCAGTGAACGGATGAGTTCGTAATCGGTTTGGTTCAATCTGGCGAGATCGAGTCCCCGGTTTTCCGGGGTGTAGAGGACAACGGTCGCCATGAATCGCCTCCCGCGTGTCTTTCGACGAAAAGGGTAAGCGATTGATTACCTGGAATACAGGGACCGTTACGGGGTGAGGAACTGGGTTTCCGAGCGTGGTGGGGGTTCTCGTCGACGCATTCCAGGACCGTCGGTCGATGCGTCGAGATGTGTCCTGACCACTGCAAACGCTGCCGAACAATCGATCTTCGGGGTGGATTTCTGGTAGAATGACACAGCAGGCAGGCAGTTCAGTACCGCGTGGTTACCGTCCAGTCCGACAATATCGGCGTTGTTCGGCCGAGTGGGGGATCGTCAATTCACGGCCGTGTTCGTGATGGGCATTGATCGGTTACCTTTCGTCGGCGTCGGAACCCGCGGTGCTCCACGACGGCGAACGGAGCTGGTCTGGTGAATTCCGCTGACCGTACCGTGTTCATCGGTGGACTTCAGTGGTTGGACTACGTCCACGCTGGCCCACGTAAGGCCATGTCGATGGTGGCGGAGCAGAAACGTCGTTACCTCGACCCCGGCCGCTACGCCTGGTTCGCCTACGGGCCGCTGTTGGCGGCTTTCCGGCGGGCGTTGAACTCCCCGGACAGGGAGCGTGAACTCGAGCGCGTCATCGCTTGGGCCGAGCACAAGGGGGACTGGCGGGCACTGGCCTACCGTGACGCCGTCGACGGGTTCCTACGGACGGTTCCGAAACGTGCCACCGGGATCCCGGTCAGTGAGGCCACCTGGGCGGAGGGGAAGCTCCGGGTCGTCTTCCGACACATGCTCGGCGTGCGCCTGCATGACCGCAACGACACGCGGTGGCTCCTTTTGCCGTATTGCAAGGGGGAGGAACTCACCCAGGACAGCGCGGACATAGTGCTGCAGATGATGGAGTCGCTCGTCGATCCGGTCCTGCCGGGTGCCACGCCCGTGGTGCTTGACAGCCGTCGTGGCAAGCTCTTCAAACTGCGCGCGAACGCCAACCGCGCCACCATCGACGCCTGTGTTCGGGGCTTGGCCGTGGCCTACGAACGGCAGTGGGCGCTCGCGGCGTGAGCTCGAGCCGGTCGAGCTTCGTGCTCGACCGGCTTTCACCCGTACCCGGCGGGTGTTCGATTCCCGTGCGGACGTCGCCCGGTGCCGGTGCGGTACTCACCGGTCCGTCGCGAGCCGGTCGTACTTGTCGGCACGGCCACGCGCCTCCTCGACCGGATATTTCGCCTCGTTGACCCGCATCTTCTCCACCAGCGCCGCCGCCAGGTCGACCTCGAGCACATCCGCGAGCCGCAACAGGTAGGACAGCACATCGGCCAGTTCATGACGGACGTGCTCGGCGGTTCGCGCATCGCTCATGACGTTGTTCGACTGTTCCGGCGTCAACCACTGGAAGATCTCCAGCAGCTCCCCGACCTCCCCGGCGAGTGCCATCGCCAGATTCTTGGGGGTGTGAAACCGGTTCCAGTCCCGCTCGTCGGCGAAGGCGCGAAGACGGCGTTGCAAATCGGCCAGCTCCATGCCGACTCACCCTACGAGCGTGGCTGAAGACCCGGCTTCGCGGCGTGACACGTCATCCGCTCAAGGAACCCCTGGGGCTTCCGGATCGGTGGAGTACAGGCACACCACGCATCCCCGGGGCAACAGAGCCTTGTAGGTGTTTTCGGATGAGCTCTCCTGTCACGGTCTCGGCTTCCCGGTGCGTGTCCGGTCGTTCTCAGCGGCCGACACGGCCGGCGGTCCCTGCTTCCCGTCCTAGCGGTCGGGGAGTTCGGCGAGAAAAGCGGGGCTGGGGTGGTTGACGAGTACCGTGCCGCCTTCCGGCGCTGTCACCGCACCGATCACTCGGGACATGCCGGCCCTGGAGAAGGGGAAAGCCGCCAGAATCGTCAGCGCGAATCCGGCCATC
It encodes the following:
- a CDS encoding acyclic terpene utilization AtuA family protein, translated to MRGTTVRLGAGAGFAGDRIDPAVDLARRGGLDFLIFECLGERTVAAAHARRLSDPSTGYDPLLAARLRAVLPHTHRGGTRVVTNSGAANPEAAGELAARVAAELGVPSRIAVVGGDDVLDIVRRVDPVVWETDAPLSACPEELISANAYLGAAPVVEALEQGADVIVTGRLADPALFLGPLVHTYGWDADDWELLGAGTAVGHLLECAGQLTGGYFADPGTKPVPDLARLGFPFADVAADGTAELRKLADTGGRLDTRTCAEQLLYEVDDPTAYLTPDVVADFSEVTFTGTGENRVRVSGASGRPRPDQLKVSLGFRGGWLGEGQISYAGPRALDRARLAADVVRERLVRVHGVDESAIRVEYIGAGAAFRGLVVDPQPFEVRLRVSARVPEPDQAEVIGWEVESLYTNGPAAGGGVTRTTRETVVVRSCLLPRQLVTPFVHLLEA
- a CDS encoding AtuA-related protein, giving the protein MSTVLLDDLADVRAGDKGDALMLSVFPRDPADADLLSTHLTAEVVARHFGAAVTGPVTRTVLPRLPAFVFAIPGVLAGGVTGSTVLDGHGKTLSYHLLTLELPIRPTTEGEST
- a CDS encoding CocE/NonD family hydrolase, with the translated sequence MSPARHGRAHPRPRARRALACAASILTALAVSVAPVATAAPKPAAPSTDVLPDDPFFAYDRPPEYEVVRQDVRVPLRDGSHVVCQLYRPGDTTTRPAAGRFPGIVYEYTAYADNAEAFGAGAAYFVRRGYNALVCQARGSGGSPGSLDPFSPQEQRDNYDVIEWLAAHPASTGRIGQMGVSYGGHSALLVAVNQPPHLEAIIPMNGIHDWYEDTIYHGGIYSARIRDWQRQVAPDTLRTYAEHPLYDDFWRDRSVMSRWDRLTVPTLEINGWYDRYRDGMVKNYRARPDNVWLISGPWEHGYPEGQYADIGKGAYLAWWDHWLMQDPDAPLPATHVISYEVPGPGAGRGWQRFEQWPPRDAHELTLRLGTDGVLSRTAGRPGTVTFDVNTEPEPPQDHERLVFGTAPLRRDLVLAGDASARIKASFEAEDGHLAVVLYDQAPDGTSTRITEGWLKASHRDTHTALSPVEPGQVYELDVHIRPTHYRLSAGHRLVLRVSSDDYPAIDSSAPPGRVEVRTGAAGSTLHLTVRNGHR
- a CDS encoding nucleotide pyrophosphohydrolase; protein product: MELADLQRRLRAFADERDWNRFHTPKNLAMALAGEVGELLEIFQWLTPEQSNNVMSDARTAEHVRHELADVLSYLLRLADVLEVDLAAALVEKMRVNEAKYPVEEARGRADKYDRLATDR